From the Anguilla rostrata isolate EN2019 chromosome 5, ASM1855537v3, whole genome shotgun sequence genome, the window cagcattcatattttataagGGACAGACACTGACACTGTACAGGGATGGGTGGACGGATTGTGTCAGTAATGTGATGAGGAAGGCAGCAACTgatataaaatgtgcaaaattatGCCAACCAAGGATGACTGTtctaaacacaaacagcagtCGATTGTTCTTAGAACTGTCTGAACATTGTGCAAGCTCAATTAGCAGGTCATTCAGACCTTGGAAACTAGGGGTGTGGGCTCAGATACTGATCAGTTACTTTAGCACTTCAGTGCTGAAACACCCCCAAAAAACCTAGACACTGCCGATTGTTACTATTCACATTCAAATCCAATGGTCTTCTGAATGGCTTTCTTACACTTACTGTGCAATGTCTTGAGCTGTGATTACTGTGGGTAAAGCATAGTACAGAGGTTTGGACACCACTTTGCtctatgtgttttgtgttagtCTTACCGCTGTTTTTGGAGTATTCTCCACCATGTACTTTTAGGCCACTTTAAGTCCTTTTGCAGCTGAAACCCAAATCTGACACCCGCATAATATCAGTTGCCTTTTCTGCTTTGGAGAAAGAAGCGAATTCCCTCTGTGCGTATGAAAAGCAaacaagaattttaaaaaaaggttttgcaaAGTGAACaataaatggttttcctgtCAGCAGAATGAGACGGAATTGCtgcaaaaaaattgtttccAAACAGATACCTTTCTTTCCATAGAACTGTTGATGCATGGAACAACATGCCAGGACATGCAGTAGTGACAGGTACCAGTGCAGTCCTCAAATCCAGGTGTGGGGCAGTGCCTTAATATTCTCTGGTCTGTCTGTAAATGAGAAGCCTATCCTTTTGctcaccagttttttttcctcagataaactgaaacaaaatggtagGTGAACTATAtggtttatattttgttattcgGTTTAATCACGGTTAATTTCTAACTGTGTCCTGGCATGCTTGATGATGGTTGATATAAACTGTCTGCATATATAAAGACAGACCATTTTGCATTGATAAGAGTTGGTCGGAACGAGTATTGTTTTGCTTTAAGGTCGCATCGCTTGTTTCAGAACTCCAGTTCCATTGCTGTGCTGTTtactaattaaattaatttgtagtTATCAATTTCAGAAGGATAGTTCTTTGCAAATCCTAGAACCGTGTCCAACAGGAGCTTTGCTAAGCATGCAAACTTGCAGATAGGAATTTGTGTACTGTTTGAAAGAAACATGGTTTCTTTCAGAGTACATTGGAGTTAAAGCTTCTCTGCAGCTTCTCTGTCCCTTTTGGTGCTACTTATTGTTACAGATGTGCTGTGCATCAGCTGGTCTAGTgtttaatattcttttttaattgttctttcctattgtacattttatgcattcTGATGTCTCTACTCTCAAACCAGCAGGTACAGTAATTTCAAAGAGGATTTTCTCTTTTGGTACACAATTAATGTGAGATGCCCCTAAACCGTTGCTTTAATTCTACACTGTCATCAAGTCGTTATGACCCATATTACATAAGACAATCTAAATAACATCTATCAGGGTGAATGTACTTTGGTCATGGACACCAAAGCATCCACTGCAATTGTCTGTTTAAAAGTCGTTCCCTCAACACTTTCTGAACAATGCTTCCCCCTTGTGTACAGATGTATTACTAACAAGGTCTGGCTTACAATGTCCCAATTGCGTTAAGTGGCAATCACATGTCAACAATACagtattgtttgtttgtcacctaaatataaatttgaatgTCAATTCTAATGTACATCGGGCCATATGGATTTGCCTTTATACTGTTCcccaaacttctttttttttgtctcattgcTACTCCAAAAGTGCATATGTATTGAGGCTAACCCAGAAAAATTGGTGGCTTCTGCTTTAatcatacagttgaggccaaaagtttacatacacctaggataaagatattcaaactcagtttttcacaactccgcacatttcatgttaccatacatttcttttggcaagtcaattagggcatttattttgttcacatcagtggtaatttaaaattttgattagagacagatttatttcatctttaattcactatatcagaattccagtgggtcaaaggtttacattcaccaagttgactgtctctttaaacagtctggaagattgaaattgatgtaatgactttttagaagcttctgattggccagttgtcataattaggagttcattggcacctgtggctgtatttaagggcctacctttagagccactgccatTTTGCCTTTGAtatcatgggaaaatccaagcaactcagtcaatatctcagaaaaaaaaattgtggacctccacaagtctagttcctccttaggagcaatttccaaacaactgaaggtaccatgagcatctgtacaaacaattgtatgcaaatataaaaatcatgggaccacacagacactgcatcattcaggaaggaggcacaaattaactcccagggccgaacaaactttggtctgaaaggttcTGAACCCCAAGATAACAACAAAGGAACGTGGTGAAGGAATTGGAGGAATCGGGTACCAAAGTAtgtacatccaccattaagagaatcctacatcgccatggcctgaaaggctgtcgcgcaaggaagaagtccctactccaagaccggcataaaaagcctgaatgaagtttgcaggtgatcaccaggacaaacACCTAttcttttggaggagtgttctctggtcaaatgaaacaaaaatggaactgtttcgccataatgatcagcgctatgtatggaggaaaaacagTGAGGCTTTGAATCTGAAGAagaccatcccaactgtgaagaatgggggtggcagcatcatgttgtgggggttttttgctggaaaagggactggtgcacttcaggaaatagatggcatcatgaggaaggaggattatccaGAAATACTGAAGtgacacctcaagacatcagctagaaaaaGCTTTTCTGAGCAAGAAGGCCCACAAAACTGACTGAGTTACAacagttctgtcaggagaaaTGGTAAAAAATTCCAACAGAGTGTTATGAGAAGCTTGTAAAAGACTACCCCAAGCgcttgattcaagttaagcaattagaaggcaatgccaccaagtACTAATATTAGTACTAGTACTAAAAtctgatacagtacataaaagctgaaataaatctgtctcttagttattattttgaaattacctcttatggaaataaagtagataccctaatgttaccaacacaggaaatgtatggtaacgtgaaatgtgtggagttgtactgtatgtaattgttttgtaattatttttataaatgagggcCCAGGTCTCCTGGAGACGTTTTTGATAAATCTCAGGTTTATACAGTAGAGGTCGCCCTTTCCCAACAAATGAAGCATGTCCAGcctaaaaatgcttttattgaaCGGGCGAACCTTGCGAAGAATAAGTTGTTTCATTTATAACGGTTTCATAAACATGATGCAGTTGAGTTAACCAtcaacataaaaacatgaactggaaaatattaaaatttttacaATCGTAAAAGTTCTAGAGTCAGTATTTCATGTTAACGGTCCTAAATCATTCgtaattttattattcaaaacgtttcagtttatttgtaaatgtgtatttcaCTGTTAGTAATTTTCCGCTGGCCTCCAAGatttagtttaatttttgtCCGCAAGCTCTCTTCCCGTCCGTTCAGCGCGTGTCAGGGGAAATGGATGCTCCCACGTTCTGATAATTCTGAATCGTGGGAGTGTAAGGGTGTTATCCACGCCTATATTTCGTTTGACAAATCACAGTtggctaattattttttttataacctTATCACTGTTATCTTTGGCGGTGCCCTAATGTTACAAGGAAGCCCGTTCGCAATTccgaaaaaaaatacagtagcCTATGTCCAAGGTTCTGACGTTGTCGCAGGAAGGATCCCagtattatgattttttaaaaaaaattttaggAGCCTCtcaagtaataaaaataatattgccAAAGTTTGGGGCAGTTTGGGGCCATTTTTCTCGCAAATACTGATAAGTAAGATTAAAAGACTACAGCCTTTGTCATGATGAAAATAAACTTGGACCTGATAACTTTGCCAATAGTAGCGCCTATTTCTGGGCCAATGTGAACTaagaatgcaaatgtaaataacGTATAGCCTATCTAATAATAAACGTTGTTCTAATATAAattaccacacacacgcgcgcgcgcacacacagagcctaAAACAGGttacttaaaaatgaatatgatcCGCTGTCGTTTCGATTGCAGTACGCTACACGTTCTTTGCTGTCATGCATGGCGTAATGTGTTAACTGAGTTAGCACACCGTCTTGTCTATTGCCATGTGTTATCTGAACAGTATGCCgatttaaaaaagcagagcTGCATTTAGCATAAAATTCAGTCGAAATGTTATCATAACAAATCAGAGCGATTTACGAAGCTTTTCTGGCGTTATACTGACGACTGACCAACACAGAATTAccgaaaagaaagaaaacggTGTTTGTCAACAGTTCAGGGTTACCTTCCGGTCTTGTATCGATTTTATGTTCATATGCATGGATTAGACCGAGTTTCAAAACAGAATCAACAATAGCACACACTGTTGGCCGTAACACACTGCGATAAATCAAATTGAATAGTCTTGGCCGATTTGTTGGTATCCTGCACATGAGTATGAGGTGAATTTAAGACGACCTGTACAAAGCCTTACTGCGTGGATAAAAGCCTAATAGAATAACTCTGCTATAGCAGCCAGACTAATTTCAGTATTGTGCAATTAGGCTTATAAATTAGacattaatttattacataACTGAtacaatatgcattttaattttacaggtTAATGCCAATTATGGATATAGATCATGCTATATTTGGCTGGTactgattcatttaaaatcaaacaaatctGCATAATGTCGCGTATAAATTCCAATGTTTTACGTCAGTATCTAAATACATAATATAGTCTATTGTAGATAACTGCAGGCTTATATGAACCAAGTAAAATCACTTTAAAGACGTTTAATgaacatttgctttttaaaataccgTCTTAAGTTAAAGGTATGGTTCGATGTCAGTGATTTGTGTTAAAAAtcttaaaagaaaaatttaaataaaaacaaaggacaGAGGTGATACCAAGAATTGTAAGGTAATAAGAGAAAATGACTCCTGTTTAGACGATTAATAGGCATAGCCTTGTAGCTTTAACGCTAGAGCGATGGGAGAGGCTGCGCGTTCACAatccctcccctttctcctgGAGTCGGGAGCGCGCGTCGAATCCTGGGCAAAGTCGACCGGGAGGAGAAAACATCCTTCGGGCTGTTCGGCATCTCACCCGGAGAAACATGTTTCCTCCGCCACAAAGCATTAACGTAGTACGCgccttcaaaaataatgtaagcGGATTTACTATATGCGAAAAACATACTTCAAGCGATCTATAACTATTTTTCTATTGTATTTCGCAAAAGTGCCCGACGATCTCAAAGCCAATAAGGATAGGAAAACGTACTACCACACAGGTAAGACCCTCCTCAAAGAAGACAAGCACAAGTGTGCTGCGCGTTCATATAATGACACTTCTGGAAATTGTAGGCTATCCAATGCATGTGAATGTACTGCATGCAATGccgtttgtttttctttggaaaaaaaactttctacATTGCAGTTCCCTAATTTTAACACAATTACACTTTCTCTGGATATATTTACTCCAGAAAACAGCAATAGAAGCATGTTGGTATCATTGATTTCATGAATGATTTGCTTCTTGAAATTATAAGCTGGCAAATAGTAGGCTAGGTTACATCGTTACGCGGAAGTGAAAATGTTGGAGAAATTCATGAAAAGACCATATGAAGTCTGCATTTCAGAACCAAGGACAGAGAATTCAAACAAGTTAGCAATCAAAACAAAGTGCGTTTAGAATTAGAATATGATTAACTGCATACAAAAAATGTGAACTGCATATGATAGGCTATATGAATCAGTGTTGCCATGTTGGATGTATTTTTGCACATGCCGTGATTCCATATACGTATTAATGATGCGTACATTTTAGGTGTGCAAAAGCACATAATTACATGCAAACCACAGAAAGATACGCTGTATCATAATCTAAATTATAAAGCCTTGTTCGCTCTTTCGGGTTGTTCGATCCATAAGTTAAAATAGCCTATGCTAGacggaaatgtaaaaaaaaaatgtattaatccaCATAGGAAAAATTATCCCTTGACCTGTCACAGTGACATAGTTTcccagaaatatttattttgttcttttcctcTCAAAAGTATATGTTTAACATACATAATATCTGTTTCAAGATAATAAAACATGATGGTCATTAATATTCTATTCCCTCACAGGTCCTGAAATGGCAGCGACGTACCTCCTCTGGCTCGCGCTGTGGGCAGCTATTGCTGGGATTGCACGAGCGTGCCCTGAGGTGTGCGAGTGTAAGGATGAAGTTATTAATTGCGCCTACAAACAACTGCTAGAGGTGCCCGCGCGGCTTCCGTCCAATACAAAGACACTCAGTCTCACCGCCAACATAATCACCTCACTGAAGTCGAAGGACTTCGTGAATGTCATCCAAGTGACTAACCTATGGCTCAGCCACAACAAGATTGTGACCATAGAGAGGGGCACACTCACCCCTCTGGTCCAGCTCCGCAACCTGGATCTCAGCAATAACAAGATTGTCAGTTTCCCATGGGAGGACTTTCTCAACCTCACTTCCCTGCAGATGCTGAAAATCAACAACAATGAAATAGTCAGCTTGCCCAGAGATGCCTTTGCCAACCTCAAAGACCTGAAGTCTCTTCGCATCAACAACAATAAATTCACCACAATTGAGCAGGGGACATTTGACTGCTTGGCCTTGATGTCCCACTTACAAATCCACAACAACCCGTTCACCTGCACTTGCAAGCTGGAGTGGCTGAGGGATTGGATTGCAGAGTCTAAGGTCCATGTCCCAGAGACTGAATCTATTCTCTGTGAGGCTCCTGAGCAGCTGAAAGGTGCGCTGGTGGCAAAAATGCCCAGATTGGGTTGCATGGCCCCGACAGTCAGAATAACCTACCAGCCTGACATTGAGAACACTGAGCTCTATGACGGCTTCATGCTGATCCTGAACTGTGAATCCAATGGGAACCCCAGACCAGACCTCAAGTGGGAAATACTTGCTGGAAACCAGTACATAGAGTTCAGTTTGACCACTAAAGGCACGAAAAAAAATGACCAACCCTTGAATACTCAACAGTATGGAAATCGGTTTCTCGTGTTTGCAAATGGTACTCTCATCATCCCCCACATGAGCAAAAAGGAAGATGGCAACTACAGCTGCTTGGCTGTCAATGAGGTGGGCAAGGCAGGAAGTGCCGTCAAAGTGGTGGTTGCTGGTAGCCAGAAACACGCCACCAACTCCATGCTGGACACAACAGTAGATAAATTTGACCATCACTCGGGCCCCAAGACCTCTGATAACAATGTAATCAGCTGGCCCAAGTCTGAAGAAAAGGGAAAGAATGCACTGATTGGATCAACTTATGTCACTGATAATGAGGCAGAAAAGGACAACGAAGACCCACAATTTACCAACAAGTGTGGTGTGAATGGAGGAACCCAATATATCTCCAACCACGCTTTCAATCTGAGCTCGGACGAGCTGAAGCAGTACTCATTTGATTTCGGTGTCATTGCCTTGGAAGTATCAGAGACCGAAGCCAAGGTCCAGCTAAACCCTCTTCAACTGCCTAACACCAAGGCCACACTACATGTCCTCAGTCCTTCCCAAGAACTCGAAACTGTAAATAAAGAACCTTTTTACCTTTACCAAACAGCAGACAGTAAAGTCCCTCTAGACCTATTATACTTGTGCACAAAGACTGGCAATGGTCATTCTGTGGTACAGTGGTCAAGGATCGAAGAGGGTGTCAATGCTTATGGCTTCAAAGGCCTTCAGGCTGGCACCAATTACACACTCTGCCTCACATACGGAGGCGCGGACTGCCAGGTCCAAGTTGTTTTCACTACCCGGAAGAAGATCCCGTCCTTATTGATCATAGTGGCGGTCAGCATATTTCTGCTGGTGCTGGCTACCATCCCCTTGCTGGGTGCCATGTGCtgccatttatttcacaaatatcaAGGGAAGACTTACAAACTAATCATGAAGACGCAGAATCCGGATCAGATAGAGAAGCAAGTGGCTGCCGATTTTGATCCCGGAGCGTCTTTTGTGAAATCTGAGAAGAACTATAATGGCAGTGAGTTTGGTGAGAGTGAGGGGGATGAGGGGGAGGTGGAAAACGAGGTtgagggtgaggaagagggTGAGGAAGGAGACACAGAGGGCAGTGTAGTTACGGATTCCATTCCTGTGTCCCATTCCAAAACAAACCAGGAGGAATTTGAAGTGGGCTCCGAATACAGCGATCGACTACCTCTCGGTGCAGAGGCGGTGAACATCTCAGAAGAAATCAATGGCAACTACAAACAGTCTGACTCTTGACTCTGTGGTCGGGAACTTCAAAACTGAAGCCAGCTCCTGGTGCCGGGCtgtaattttcttcttttttttaaaccaaattttaTAACTGGCAATTAGATCGGTCATTGTCTTGGGTATTTTTTTAGAGCGAAAGGCGGTTCACCCGTTAATCACAGAGTGGCAGTTAAAAATAACCTAATGCTTTATACAAGTTCAATGGGATACACACCTGTAATAAATTGCCTTATATTTGGCGTCACAGGTCCCTAAGTGATCATTCGTTTTGATTCAAACAGGGTCCGAACACTCTTGAAGGGCATATTTGTGGACAcgttttgttcatttaaaggt encodes:
- the LOC135254948 gene encoding immunoglobulin superfamily containing leucine-rich repeat protein 2-like → MRKTYFKRSITIFLLYFAKVPDDLKANKDRKTYYHTGPEMAATYLLWLALWAAIAGIARACPEVCECKDEVINCAYKQLLEVPARLPSNTKTLSLTANIITSLKSKDFVNVIQVTNLWLSHNKIVTIERGTLTPLVQLRNLDLSNNKIVSFPWEDFLNLTSLQMLKINNNEIVSLPRDAFANLKDLKSLRINNNKFTTIEQGTFDCLALMSHLQIHNNPFTCTCKLEWLRDWIAESKVHVPETESILCEAPEQLKGALVAKMPRLGCMAPTVRITYQPDIENTELYDGFMLILNCESNGNPRPDLKWEILAGNQYIEFSLTTKGTKKNDQPLNTQQYGNRFLVFANGTLIIPHMSKKEDGNYSCLAVNEVGKAGSAVKVVVAGSQKHATNSMLDTTVDKFDHHSGPKTSDNNVISWPKSEEKGKNALIGSTYVTDNEAEKDNEDPQFTNKCGVNGGTQYISNHAFNLSSDELKQYSFDFGVIALEVSETEAKVQLNPLQLPNTKATLHVLSPSQELETVNKEPFYLYQTADSKVPLDLLYLCTKTGNGHSVVQWSRIEEGVNAYGFKGLQAGTNYTLCLTYGGADCQVQVVFTTRKKIPSLLIIVAVSIFLLVLATIPLLGAMCCHLFHKYQGKTYKLIMKTQNPDQIEKQVAADFDPGASFVKSEKNYNGSEFGESEGDEGEVENEVEGEEEGEEGDTEGSVVTDSIPVSHSKTNQEEFEVGSEYSDRLPLGAEAVNISEEINGNYKQSDS